A genome region from Ptiloglossa arizonensis isolate GNS036 chromosome 4, iyPtiAriz1_principal, whole genome shotgun sequence includes the following:
- the Strat gene encoding RAB interacting factor STRAT, with the protein MSTDKDNSSIKDQDEKNKLRVYCTFCLSKMLNAGAARLTNIEFNLPYMQRKGEGEADQQELITDFWLVEDMYTFENIGVSHTVDNVKYLACADCDRGPVGWHDLSTKKSYIALSRVKHE; encoded by the exons atgtCAACGGACAAGGATAACAGTTCCATAAAGGATCAAGATGAAAAGAACAAGCTTAGAGTTTACTGTACATTTTGCCTGTCGAAAATGCTGAATGCAGGTGCGGCCCGTCTAACAAACATCGAG TTTAATCTACCCTATATGCAACGTAAGGGAGAGGGTGAAGCTGATCAGCAGGAATTGATAACAGACTTTTGGTTGGTGGAGGACATGTACACATTTGAAAATATTGGTGTCTCGCATACAGTAGACAATGTAAAGTATTTAGCATGCGCAGATTGTGACAGGGGTCCCGTGGGTTGGCACGATCTGTCTACAAAGAAGTCGTACATCGCACTAAGCAGAGTTAAGCACGAATGA
- the LOC143145910 gene encoding uncharacterized protein LOC143145910: protein MVNKNFEEKILTLYSQRKWKDIANLDCPLNEFEKCRLFWVLPTINDLHWIKEIIDEHNVAGLASIGCGCGLLEWLFQKCSGLDVIGIELDRSWWCSKYSPPLFIENIHFIHENNTKNFSVPENYALLFCYFNNALAFCDYIENYKGKLIFVIGPKEGQHRWTDPMPFDNKFYVYGWKLLSKKEIERSNDCITVYGR, encoded by the exons ATGGTTAacaaaaatttcgaagaaaagataCTTACACTCTACAGTCAACGAAAATGGAAAGATATTGCTAATTTAGATTGTCCTTTGaatgaatttgaaaaatgtcgatTATTTTGGGTACTACCGACCATTAATGATTTACACTGgataaaagaaataattgatgAACATAATGTGGCTGGATTAGCAAGCATAGGTTGCGGGTGTGGATTGTTAGAGTGGTTATTTCAAAAATGTTCTG GTCTGGACGTAATCGGTATAGAATTAGATCGATCGTGGTGGTGTAGCAAATATTCTCCACCTTTGTTCATAGAAAACATACATTTTATTcacgaaaataatacaaaaaatttttctgtaCCCGAAAACTACGCCCTTCTTTTTTGTTACTTTAACAACGCGTTAGCGTTTTGCGATTACATTGAAAATTACAAAGGTAAACTTATTTTTGTCATTGGACCCAAAGAAGGTCAACATCGTTGGACAGATCCAATGCCCTTCGATAACAAATTTTACGTGTACGGCTGGAAATTGTTAagcaaaaaagaaatcgaaagatcCAATGATTGCATTACAGTTTACGGCAGATGA
- the Orc1 gene encoding origin recognition complex subunit 1, whose translation MISSSDYGIARIVAEQSDSASQNEINNAPNKLKEKKNSKLQDSEKDILYESSDSENIFSVVKYKSENVNVSQTERVSFRIKFRRSTEQSLYKIDTNSECEQPNRNLRDRHLKQKRTSYSEIESGKVCIDSGDTSKTTNKKKLVQMSNENKVLSRTRNRKPPLKLSAYHCDSLDSLSHLDSPSVNSPSRRNRKTINYNEDKLFINAVMCNMKVEEKQKQKENRDTKVFTDECNMGLGRLKLSLRQVKRNRISPAKVSENDSGTDSETIKMKSMKDSYDSESKTHNEPNLRRDGENMQKKIGFINNGENDSEEEVISIASVRTDKQKRLIDENTLRSIEVVNNAKNSDTEEYITDMYKRIKISSPKNNISPSRRRSNMSTPKFRSIKHSTLTPSMGKRNSALLKPVTSLQEARSRLHVNAVPKSLPCREEEFNNIFTFLKGKLEDKNGGCIYISGVPGTGKTATVNEAVRCLQKLIIKGQLDDFDYVTINGMKLTEPRQSYVQILKQLNGNTATWEQAYRILEKRFHSINSKMTLLLVDELDFLCTKRQDVVYNLLDWPTKATAQLIVVTIANTIDLPERVLMGRVTSRLGLTRLTFQPYNYKQLQEIVMTRLKNFNDFRSEAVQLVARKVSALSGDARRALDICRRALEITESRNAKTVSLEDVTEAVSEMIASTKVQAIKHCSKMEQIFLQAVSAEVTRTSVEEVYFHNAYRQLESLCSFDGIKIPTVTEILGVCGRLSASRLIISEHLKNDIHQKILLNVSTDDIHYAIQELNLNSK comes from the exons ATGATTTCTTCTTCGGATTATGGAATAGCAAGAATTGTTGCTGAACAATCGGATTCTGCTTCAcagaatgaaattaataatgctCCGAATaagttaaaagaaaagaaaaattcgaagtTACAGGATTCAGAGAAGGATATTTTATATGAGTCTTCAGATTCAGAAAACATATTTAGCGTTGTAAAGTACAAATCGGAGAACGTTAACGTTTCACAGACAGAAAGAGTTTCGTTTAGAATTAAATTTAGACGATCTACGGAACAgagtttatataaaattgatacaaaCTCCGAGTGTGAACAACCCAATCGTAACTTGCGCGACCGACATCTGAAACAGAAGAGGACAAGTTATTCAGAGATAGAAAGTGGAAAGGTTTGTATCGATAGTGGAGATACGTCTAAAACtacaaacaaaaagaaattagTACAGATgtcgaatgaaaataaagtatTGAGCAGAACTAGAAATAGAAAACCACCTTTAAAACTTTCTGCGTATCATTGTGATTCCTTAGATTCCTTAAGTCATTTGGATAGTCCTTCTGTGAATTCTCCATCTCGGAGGAATAGAAAGACTATTAATTATAATgaagataaattatttattaatgctGTAATGTGTAATATGAAAGTGGAGGAGAAAcaaaaacagaaagaaaataGGGATACAAAAGTTTTTACAGATGAATGTAACATGGGACTTGGAAGATTAAAGTTGAGTCTAAGACAGGTCAAACGAAATCGTATTTCACCTGCAAAAGTTAGCGAGAACGATAGCGGGACAGATTctgaaacaattaaaatgaaatCTATGAAAGATTCCTatgattctgaaagtaaaacgcaCAATGAACCGAATCTTAGAAGAGATGGAGAAAATATGCAGAAAAAGATTGGATTCATTAATAACGGTGAGAATGACAGTGAGGAAGAAGTTATATCTATCGCTTCTGTTAGAACGGATAAACAAAAGAGGTTGATCGATGAAAATACATTGAGAAGTATAGAGGTTGTTAACAATGCTAAAAACAGTGACACAGAGGAATATATAACCGATATGTACAAACGTATCAAAATTTCGTCtccgaaaaataatatttcaccgTCACGGAGAAGAAGTAATATGAGTACtccaaaatttcgttcgataaaacatagTACTTTAACACCATCGATGGGGAAAAGAAATAGCGCTTTGTTAAAACCAGTTACATCTTTACAAGAAGCTAGATCAAGATTACACGTTAACGCTGTACCAAAGTCTTTACCTTGCAGAGAAGaggaatttaataatatttttacatttcttaaaGGAAAATTAGAAGATAAAAATGGAGG atgtatatatataagcGGAGTACCAGGTACAGGTAAAACTGCAACTGTAAATGAAGCTGTAAGATGCTTGCAAAAGTTAATAATTAAAGGTCAATTAGATGATTTTGATTATGTTACAATTAATGGTATGAAATTGACCGAACCAAGGCAATCTTATGTACAAATTTTGAAGCAGTTAAATGGAAACACTGCTACTTGGGAGCAAGCATATCGAATACTTGAAAAAAGATTTCATAGTATTAATTCCAAGATGACATTACTCCTTGTAGATGAA CTCGACTTTTTATGTACAAAACGCCAAGATGTTGTGTATAATCTATTAGATTGGCCAACAAAGGCAACGGCACAATTAATTGTTGTCACTATAGCTAATACCATCGATCTACCTGAGAGAGTTTTAATGGGTCGCGTTACGTCGCGTTTAGGTCTCACCCGATTAACTTTCCAACCGTACAATTACAAACAGTTACAGGAAATAGTAATGACCAGACTTAAGAACTTCAACGATTTCAGAAGCGAAGCCGTACAACTTGTTGCACG aaaAGTTTCTGCTCTATCCGGAGATGCTAGACGAGCTTTGGATATATGTCGTCGTGCTTTGGAAATCACTGAATCACGAAATGCTAAAACAGTATCTCTAGAAGATGTAACCGAAGCTGTGTCCGAAATGATTGCATCTACAAAAGTTCAAGCTATAAAACACTGTTCGAAAatggaacaaatatttttacaagctGTATCTGCAGAGGTCACACGAACCTCGGTCGAAGAAGTATATTTTCATAATGCGTACAGACAGCTTGAATCGCTATGCTCTTTCGACG GCATAAAAATACCTACTGTAACGGAAATACTTGGTGTCTGTGGAAGATTAAGCGCTAGTAGGTTAATAATTAGCGAACACTTGAAAAACGATATACATCAAAAGATTTTATTGAACGTTTCCACAGACGATATTCACTATGCAATTCAGGAGctaaatttaaattcgaaataa